A region of Chloroflexota bacterium DNA encodes the following proteins:
- a CDS encoding flavodoxin family protein has protein sequence MKIGVIYYSYSGHTALVVDQLVTDLNESGAEVSKIVLEPESPLQLSAITVPLKVQPDVSGFDVLILGTPVHGGRMSAPMLAFLEKIPTLEGKQVAYLLTHFFPRKWGAAQTIEVMKGLCWERGGKILGSADVTWLSLRRKKRILGAVEDIKTLLTAEN, from the coding sequence ATGAAAATTGGCGTAATCTACTATTCTTATTCCGGCCACACCGCGCTGGTCGTTGACCAGCTTGTAACGGATTTGAACGAGTCAGGAGCGGAGGTTTCCAAGATTGTTCTGGAACCCGAGAGCCCGCTTCAATTAAGTGCCATCACAGTGCCTCTCAAAGTCCAACCTGATGTGTCGGGTTTTGATGTCCTAATCCTGGGAACACCGGTTCACGGTGGCCGGATGTCGGCACCCATGCTGGCTTTTCTGGAAAAAATCCCGACACTGGAAGGGAAACAAGTGGCCTATTTATTGACTCATTTCTTCCCCCGCAAGTGGGGGGCAGCACAAACCATTGAGGTTATGAAAGGCCTGTGTTGGGAAAGAGGCGGAAAGATACTCGGTAGTGCGGATGTTACCTGGCTTAGTCTGAGGCGAAAGAAACGAATCCTCGGGGCGGTTGAGGACATCAAGACCTTGCTGACAGCGGAAAATTAA
- a CDS encoding branched-chain amino acid ABC transporter permease has product MKNTKASFIRRHGSALIFLLVMLALPFIVGLFEGSSLGMVWSNEGSISKFIEGLGIEIFIYGLFALSYDLLFGVTGLLSFGHSMFFAVAAYITGITLKLTALPFWAVILFVILAAIIQALLFSVVLSRVKGVTFTLVSLGLASMFHIIVMSSDMVKWTGADVGLQGVIVPAFMNPATERLRFYAIAAVLLVAIYLFYRRFVDSPTGRVCVAIRENEARAKMLGFNTSTFKFVVMIISSLTASMAGVLHALYQPIISPSVADLSFTVVGLLMVLLGGVGTLSGAVVGAFVLRLLDFSLRRFIGESASFITGAIYVVFVMFIPYGIVGTWQLKKNDIKAGRERLVKLFFPPKADAG; this is encoded by the coding sequence ATGAAAAACACCAAGGCTTCATTTATTCGCAGACACGGTTCCGCCCTGATATTCCTTTTGGTTATGTTAGCGCTGCCGTTTATTGTTGGCCTTTTTGAAGGTTCCTCGCTGGGGATGGTTTGGTCCAATGAAGGCAGCATCTCCAAGTTTATCGAAGGGCTGGGAATTGAGATCTTCATCTACGGTTTGTTCGCCCTCAGTTATGATTTGCTCTTTGGCGTAACCGGCCTGCTCTCTTTTGGCCATTCGATGTTCTTTGCGGTTGCTGCCTATATCACAGGCATCACCCTGAAATTGACTGCACTGCCATTCTGGGCTGTAATCTTGTTTGTCATCTTAGCGGCGATCATCCAAGCGTTACTGTTCAGCGTGGTTCTATCCCGGGTCAAAGGCGTCACATTTACTTTGGTCAGCCTGGGCCTGGCATCCATGTTCCACATCATCGTCATGTCGAGTGATATGGTCAAATGGACGGGGGCGGATGTGGGCTTGCAAGGTGTCATTGTACCGGCATTCATGAACCCGGCAACGGAGCGGCTGCGATTCTATGCAATTGCAGCGGTACTGTTGGTGGCCATCTATCTCTTCTACCGGCGCTTTGTCGATTCGCCAACTGGGCGGGTCTGCGTTGCCATTCGTGAGAATGAAGCCCGCGCAAAAATGCTGGGTTTCAATACATCAACTTTCAAGTTTGTTGTGATGATCATTTCGTCCCTTACGGCATCAATGGCAGGTGTACTCCATGCCCTTTATCAGCCCATCATCAGCCCGAGTGTGGCTGATCTAAGCTTCACTGTGGTGGGGCTGTTGATGGTGTTGTTGGGTGGGGTGGGGACGCTCAGCGGTGCTGTCGTGGGCGCTTTTGTGCTCCGCCTGCTGGACTTCTCTCTGCGGCGGTTCATTGGTGAGAGTGCAAGCTTTATCACGGGTGCAATTTATGTTGTCTTCGTGATGTTCATCCCCTATGGGATCGTTGGCACCTGGCAGCTAAAGAAGAATGATATTAAAGCGGGGAGGGAGCGTTTGGTGAAGCTCTTCTTCCCACCCAAGGCGGATGCGGGTTAA
- a CDS encoding ABC transporter ATP-binding protein has product MENILEVRNLQAYIKQYHILQGVDFVVPRGSITVLLGRNGAGKTTTLKSILGLTSVRGGQVAFNGREVNGMPPYDIASLGIGFVPEHRAIFSNLTVEENLKIAEREKGDYDRKKEFLFETFPDLENFLSIRGTSLSGGQQQMLAIARALVADNQLLLIDEPSEGLAPVIIEHMIDVIQKLSKDSTVLLVEQNFLVASKLAEYFVIIEEGQSVESGRMKDLEQDKAMIQRYLGAA; this is encoded by the coding sequence ATGGAAAATATATTAGAAGTCCGAAACCTGCAAGCTTATATCAAACAGTATCACATTCTCCAGGGTGTTGATTTTGTCGTACCCAGAGGTTCAATCACCGTTTTATTGGGTCGTAACGGGGCAGGGAAGACAACCACATTAAAATCCATCCTGGGGTTGACCTCCGTCCGTGGAGGCCAGGTGGCTTTCAACGGCCGTGAAGTGAACGGGATGCCGCCTTATGACATTGCCTCATTGGGAATAGGTTTTGTCCCAGAGCACCGGGCTATTTTCAGTAATCTCACCGTAGAGGAGAACCTCAAGATAGCTGAGCGGGAAAAAGGGGATTATGACCGGAAGAAGGAATTCCTTTTTGAAACCTTCCCGGATTTGGAAAACTTCCTCTCCATCAGGGGCACCAGTCTTTCCGGCGGTCAGCAGCAGATGCTGGCAATCGCCCGGGCTTTGGTGGCGGATAACCAATTATTGCTGATTGATGAACCAAGTGAGGGCCTGGCCCCAGTGATCATTGAGCACATGATTGATGTTATCCAGAAGCTTTCCAAGGACAGCACGGTTCTGCTGGTTGAACAAAACTTCCTGGTCGCCAGTAAATTGGCTGAATACTTCGTGATTATTGAAGAAGGTCAGTCTGTTGAATCCGGCCGGATGAAAGACCTGGAACAGGACAAAGCGATGATCCAACGGTATCTGGGGGCAGCATAG
- a CDS encoding ABC transporter ATP-binding protein, giving the protein MADEFAIETQHLSKNFGSLAAVNDVSIKIKKNSLHAIIGPNGAGKTTLFNLLSGTLKPTAGKVFYKGLDLTQQPVHRMIHLGIGRSFQITNIFPNLTVYENIRLASQAMEPGNFRIVEDVTKLADCERRTQEVIQRMGLQSQAMLLARTLPHGDQRKLELGMILAPDPEVLLLDEPTAGMAAEQVPELIALIQEIQLAGEKTVVLVEHNMNVVMSISDMITVMHLGQVLAEGTPAEIAANKEVQTAYLGGLYDLDL; this is encoded by the coding sequence ATGGCAGATGAATTTGCAATTGAAACCCAGCATTTGAGTAAGAATTTTGGCTCACTGGCTGCCGTAAATGATGTCAGCATTAAGATCAAGAAGAATAGTCTCCATGCCATCATCGGTCCCAACGGGGCTGGAAAAACCACGCTATTCAACCTCCTGAGCGGAACTTTGAAACCGACAGCAGGCAAGGTTTTTTATAAAGGCTTGGACCTGACACAACAGCCTGTCCACAGGATGATCCATCTCGGCATTGGGCGTTCCTTCCAAATCACGAATATTTTCCCCAACCTGACGGTTTATGAGAATATCCGCCTGGCATCTCAAGCGATGGAGCCGGGAAACTTCAGAATTGTTGAGGACGTGACCAAATTAGCAGATTGTGAACGGCGGACGCAGGAAGTGATCCAAAGGATGGGTCTGCAAAGTCAGGCGATGCTATTGGCTCGTACGCTCCCTCATGGCGATCAACGTAAACTTGAGCTGGGGATGATCTTGGCGCCGGACCCGGAGGTCCTCCTGCTGGATGAGCCCACGGCCGGTATGGCAGCTGAACAGGTGCCAGAATTGATCGCTCTGATCCAGGAGATTCAACTTGCGGGCGAGAAAACGGTCGTTCTTGTTGAACATAACATGAACGTGGTTATGAGCATCTCCGACATGATCACCGTGATGCACCTGGGCCAGGTCCTGGCGGAAGGCACCCCAGCAGAGATTGCCGCCAACAAAGAAGTACAGACGGCTTATCTTGGAGGCTTATATGACCTTGACCTTTAG